A stretch of Panthera tigris isolate Pti1 chromosome E2, P.tigris_Pti1_mat1.1, whole genome shotgun sequence DNA encodes these proteins:
- the LOC102965808 gene encoding carcinoembryonic antigen-related cell adhesion molecule 21-like isoform X4, giving the protein MRPPSALPRGGRVPWQELLLTVSLLTFWNPPTTAQVTVELVPPNAAEGKDVLLRVHNLPANLLGFGWFKGTTINPHREIVSYAADSQEIAPGFAHSGRETLYHNGSLLFQNISLEDTGYYTLQIIKRNVQVERVIGQLRIYHGPDAPTISPSDSYYRPGANLSLFCNSASNPPAQYSWLINGSPQPSSQELFIPNITVNDNGSYACLVYNPGTRLNKFTVKTITVSGPVSQPSINISNTTATEHKDSVVLTCSTNNTGVSIWWFFNNHSLKLTERMKLSPDNSTLTISPVRVGHAGNYQCEVSNPVSSSKSDPVRLAVSWPVANVITERWGTQPAPLVMVQSAAPHPRTPYPARGQPFPSTRSYNTLTGTFTARSTTKDKCLLSFPFPWELLLPGAFLRPQTLGGVRCRRLSQRTSSEPRGYSGTWTQGPGLPDFWKP; this is encoded by the exons ATGCGGCCCCCCTCGGCCCTTCCCCGAGGAGGGCGTGTTCCCTGGCAGGAGCTCCTGCTGACAG TCTCACTCCTAACCTTCTGGAACCCTCCCACCACTGCCCAAGTCACTGTTGAATTGGTGCCGCCCAATGCTGCCGAAGGGAAGGACGTTCTTCTGCGTGTCCACAATCTGCCTGCCAATCTTCTAGGCTTTGGCTGGTTCAAAGGGACAACTATAAATCCCCATAGGGAAATAGTATCATATGCAGCAGACTCACAAGAAATTGCCCCAGGATTTGCACACAGCGGCAGAGAGACATTATATCACAACGGATCCCTGCTGTTCCAGAACATCAGCCTGGAGGACACAGGATACTACACCCTACAAATCATAAAGAGGAATGTTCAAGTTGAAAGAGTAATTGGACAGCTCCGTATATATC ATGGCCCGGATGCCCCCACCATTTCCCCCTCAGACTCCTATTACCGTCCAGGGGCAAACCTCAGTCTCTTCTGCAACTCGGCCTCTAACCCGCCTGCACAGTATTCTTGGCTTATCAATGGGAGCCCCCAGCCATCCTCACAGGAGCTCTTTATCCCCAACATCACTGTGAATGATAATGGATCCTATGCCTGCCTTGTTTATAACCCTGGCACTCGCCTCAATAAGTTCACGGTCAAGACTATCACAGTCTCTG GGCCAGTGTCCCAGCCCTCCATCAACATCAGCAACACCACAGCCACAGAACATAAGGACTCTGTGGTCCTGACTTGCTCTACAAATAACACAGGGGTCTCCATCTGGTGGTTCTTCAATAACCATAGTCTAAAGCTCACAGAGAGGATGAAGCTGTCCCCGGACAACAGCACCCTCACCATAAGCCCTGTCAGGGTGGGGCATGCCGGGAATTATCAGTGTGAAGTCTCCAACCCAGTCAGTTCCAGCAAAAGTGACCCCGTCAGGCTGGCTGTGAGCT GGCCAGTGGCCAACGTAATCACAGAGAGATGGGGCACCCAGCCTGCACCCCTG GTCATGGTCCAGTCAGCAGCTCCACATCCCCG AACACCCTACCCAGCCCGAGGACAGCCGTTCCCATCTACCAG gAGTTACAACACCCTGACAGGAACATTTACTGCCAGATCAACCACAAAGGACAAGTGTCTTCTTAGTTTCCCCTTCCCCTGGGAGCTACTCCTTCCAGGGGCCTTCCTGAGACCCCAGACCCTGGGTGGGGTCAGGTGCCGCCGCCTGAGCCAGAGAACCAGCTCTGAGCCTAGAGGATATTCAGGGACATGGACCCAGGGTCCGGGCCTTCCTGATTTCTGGAAGCCCTGA
- the LOC102965808 gene encoding carcinoembryonic antigen-related cell adhesion molecule 8-like isoform X5, translating into MRPPSALPRGGRVPWQELLLTVSLLTFWNPPTTAQVTVELVPPNAAEGKDVLLRVHNLPANLLGFGWFKGTTINPHREIVSYAADSQEIAPGFAHSGRETLYHNGSLLFQNISLEDTGYYTLQIIKRNVQVERVIGQLRIYPELPKPNITSNNSDPVENVDSVVLTCEPQTQNTSYLWSVNSKSLPDSARLELSLDKRTLTLHGVTRNDTGPYECETWNLISASRSDPFTLNVLYGRSPTGLPVGTNVGIAIGVLVGGALVAAPGYLLLRVKAGRASGQRNHREMGHPACTPGHGPVSSSTSPNTLPSPRTAVPIYQELQHPDRNIYCQINHKGQVSS; encoded by the exons ATGCGGCCCCCCTCGGCCCTTCCCCGAGGAGGGCGTGTTCCCTGGCAGGAGCTCCTGCTGACAG TCTCACTCCTAACCTTCTGGAACCCTCCCACCACTGCCCAAGTCACTGTTGAATTGGTGCCGCCCAATGCTGCCGAAGGGAAGGACGTTCTTCTGCGTGTCCACAATCTGCCTGCCAATCTTCTAGGCTTTGGCTGGTTCAAAGGGACAACTATAAATCCCCATAGGGAAATAGTATCATATGCAGCAGACTCACAAGAAATTGCCCCAGGATTTGCACACAGCGGCAGAGAGACATTATATCACAACGGATCCCTGCTGTTCCAGAACATCAGCCTGGAGGACACAGGATACTACACCCTACAAATCATAAAGAGGAATGTTCAAGTTGAAAGAGTAATTGGACAGCTCCGTATATATC CGGAGTTACCCAAACCCAACATCACAAGCAACAACTCGGACCCCGTGGAGAACGTGGACTCTGTAGTATTAACGTGTGAACCTCAGACTCAGAACACAAGCTACCTGTGGTCAGTAAACAGTAAGAGCCTCCCGGACAGCGCCAGGCTGGAGCTGTCCCTGGACAAGAGGACTCTCACTTTACATGGTGTCACAAGGAACGACACAGGACCTTATGAGTGTGAGACTTGGAACCTAATCAGTGCCAGTCGTAGTGACCCATTCACCCTGAATGTTCTCT ACGGAAGAAGCCCCACGGGCCTCCCTGTGGGGACCAATGTTGGCATTGCAATTGGGGTCTTGGTCGGGGGGGCACTCGTGGCCGCCCCGGGGTATCTCCTGCTCCGTGTGAAGGCGGGAAG GGCCAGTGGCCAACGTAATCACAGAGAGATGGGGCACCCAGCCTGCACCCCTG GTCATGGTCCAGTCAGCAGCTCCACATCCCCG AACACCCTACCCAGCCCGAGGACAGCCGTTCCCATCTACCAG gAGTTACAACACCCTGACAGGAACATTTACTGCCAGATCAACCACAAAGGACAAGTGTCTTCTTAG
- the LOC102965808 gene encoding carcinoembryonic antigen-related cell adhesion molecule 7-like isoform X3 — protein MRPPSALPRGGRVPWQELLLTVSLLTFWNPPTTAQVTVELVPPNAAEGKDVLLRVHNLPANLLGFGWFKGTTINPHREIVSYAADSQEIAPGFAHSGRETLYHNGSLLFQNISLEDTGYYTLQIIKRNVQVERVIGQLRIYPELPKPNITSNNSDPVENVDSVVLTCEPQTQNTSYLWSVNSKSLPDSARLELSLDKRTLTLHGVTRNDTGPYECETWNLISASRSDPFTLNVLWPVSQPSINISNTTATEHKDSVVLTCSTNNTGVSIWWFFNNHSLKLTERMKLSPDNSTLTISPVRVGHAGNYQCEVSNPVSSSKSDPVRLAVSWPVANVITERWGTQPAPLVMVQSAAPHPRTPYPARGQPFPSTRSYNTLTGTFTARSTTKDKCLLSFPFPWELLLPGAFLRPQTLGGVRCRRLSQRTSSEPRGYSGTWTQGPGLPDFWKP, from the exons ATGCGGCCCCCCTCGGCCCTTCCCCGAGGAGGGCGTGTTCCCTGGCAGGAGCTCCTGCTGACAG TCTCACTCCTAACCTTCTGGAACCCTCCCACCACTGCCCAAGTCACTGTTGAATTGGTGCCGCCCAATGCTGCCGAAGGGAAGGACGTTCTTCTGCGTGTCCACAATCTGCCTGCCAATCTTCTAGGCTTTGGCTGGTTCAAAGGGACAACTATAAATCCCCATAGGGAAATAGTATCATATGCAGCAGACTCACAAGAAATTGCCCCAGGATTTGCACACAGCGGCAGAGAGACATTATATCACAACGGATCCCTGCTGTTCCAGAACATCAGCCTGGAGGACACAGGATACTACACCCTACAAATCATAAAGAGGAATGTTCAAGTTGAAAGAGTAATTGGACAGCTCCGTATATATC CGGAGTTACCCAAACCCAACATCACAAGCAACAACTCGGACCCCGTGGAGAACGTGGACTCTGTAGTATTAACGTGTGAACCTCAGACTCAGAACACAAGCTACCTGTGGTCAGTAAACAGTAAGAGCCTCCCGGACAGCGCCAGGCTGGAGCTGTCCCTGGACAAGAGGACTCTCACTTTACATGGTGTCACAAGGAACGACACAGGACCTTATGAGTGTGAGACTTGGAACCTAATCAGTGCCAGTCGTAGTGACCCATTCACCCTGAATGTTCTCT GGCCAGTGTCCCAGCCCTCCATCAACATCAGCAACACCACAGCCACAGAACATAAGGACTCTGTGGTCCTGACTTGCTCTACAAATAACACAGGGGTCTCCATCTGGTGGTTCTTCAATAACCATAGTCTAAAGCTCACAGAGAGGATGAAGCTGTCCCCGGACAACAGCACCCTCACCATAAGCCCTGTCAGGGTGGGGCATGCCGGGAATTATCAGTGTGAAGTCTCCAACCCAGTCAGTTCCAGCAAAAGTGACCCCGTCAGGCTGGCTGTGAGCT GGCCAGTGGCCAACGTAATCACAGAGAGATGGGGCACCCAGCCTGCACCCCTG GTCATGGTCCAGTCAGCAGCTCCACATCCCCG AACACCCTACCCAGCCCGAGGACAGCCGTTCCCATCTACCAG gAGTTACAACACCCTGACAGGAACATTTACTGCCAGATCAACCACAAAGGACAAGTGTCTTCTTAGTTTCCCCTTCCCCTGGGAGCTACTCCTTCCAGGGGCCTTCCTGAGACCCCAGACCCTGGGTGGGGTCAGGTGCCGCCGCCTGAGCCAGAGAACCAGCTCTGAGCCTAGAGGATATTCAGGGACATGGACCCAGGGTCCGGGCCTTCCTGATTTCTGGAAGCCCTGA
- the LYPD4 gene encoding ly6/PLAUR domain-containing protein 4, protein MGPQHLSPVHLLCLLGAISTLPRAGALLCYEATSSLFRAVSLHNWKWLLMRSMVCKLSEGCEETLVFIETAEGSRRGVVGFKGCSPASSYPQQVSYLVSPPGLSVASYSRVCRSYLCNNLTSLDPFVKLKANTPRSTAFSSHGCPTCVGEHSKDCLPSFVTTDSCPYDASQCYSSTLKFQAGLLNTTFLLMGCARGHHKLLADFHHIGSIRVTEVLNVLEKAQIAGVEPSSRGPAWGILSGLLLAFRD, encoded by the exons ATGGGACCCCAGCACTTGAGCCCTGTGCATCTGCTCTGCCTCCTAGGGGCCATCTCCACTCTGCCTC GGGCTGGGGCTCTTTTGTGCTACGAAGCAACATCCTCGCTCTTCAGAGCTGTTTCTCTCCATAACTGGAAATGGCTTCTGATGAGGAGCATGGTGTGTAAGCTGAGTGAGGGCTGTGAGGAGACGCTGGTATTCATCGAGACAGCTGAAG GGTCCAGAAGGGGAGTTGTGGGTTTTAAGGGCTGCAGCCCAGCCTCCTCTTACCCCCAGCAAGTCTCTTACCTCGTTTCACCGCCTGGACTGTCCGTTGCCTCCTACAGCCGCGTCTGCCGGTCATATCTCTGCAACAACCTCACCAGCTTGGATCCTTTTGTGAAACTCAAGGCCAACACTCCGAGGTCTACAGCATTTTCTTCCCATGGTTGCCCAACCTGTGTGGGCGAACACTCTAAGGACTGCCTCCCAAGTTTTGTCACCACTGATTCTTGCCCCTATGACGCCTCTCAGTGCTACAGTTCCACCTTAAAATTTCAGGCAG GGCTCCTCAATACCACCTTCCTCCTCATGGGCTGTGCTCGTGGACATCACAAACTTTTAGCAGATTTTCACCATATTGGGAGCATCAGAGTGACCGAGGTCCTCAACGTCTTAGAGAAGGCCCAGATTGCTGGTGTCGAGCCCTCCAGTCGGGGTCCTGCTTGGGGCATCCTCTCAGGGCTTCTGCTTGCCTTCAGGGACTGA
- the LOC102965808 gene encoding carcinoembryonic antigen-related cell adhesion molecule 6-like isoform X1: protein MRPPSALPRGGRVPWQELLLTVSLLTFWNPPTTAQVTVELVPPNAAEGKDVLLRVHNLPANLLGFGWFKGTTINPHREIVSYAADSQEIAPGFAHSGRETLYHNGSLLFQNISLEDTGYYTLQIIKRNVQVERVIGQLRIYPELPKPNITSNNSDPVENVDSVVLTCEPQTQNTSYLWSVNSKSLPDSARLELSLDKRTLTLHGVTRNDTGPYECETWNLISASRSDPFTLNVLYGPDAPTISPSDSYYRPGANLSLFCNSASNPPAQYSWLINGSPQPSSQELFIPNITVNDNGSYACLVYNPGTRLNKFTVKTITVSGPVSQPSINISNTTATEHKDSVVLTCSTNNTGVSIWWFFNNHSLKLTERMKLSPDNSTLTISPVRVGHAGNYQCEVSNPVSSSKSDPVRLAVSWPVANVITERWGTQPAPLVMVQSAAPHPRTPYPARGQPFPSTRSYNTLTGTFTARSTTKDKCLLSFPFPWELLLPGAFLRPQTLGGVRCRRLSQRTSSEPRGYSGTWTQGPGLPDFWKP from the exons ATGCGGCCCCCCTCGGCCCTTCCCCGAGGAGGGCGTGTTCCCTGGCAGGAGCTCCTGCTGACAG TCTCACTCCTAACCTTCTGGAACCCTCCCACCACTGCCCAAGTCACTGTTGAATTGGTGCCGCCCAATGCTGCCGAAGGGAAGGACGTTCTTCTGCGTGTCCACAATCTGCCTGCCAATCTTCTAGGCTTTGGCTGGTTCAAAGGGACAACTATAAATCCCCATAGGGAAATAGTATCATATGCAGCAGACTCACAAGAAATTGCCCCAGGATTTGCACACAGCGGCAGAGAGACATTATATCACAACGGATCCCTGCTGTTCCAGAACATCAGCCTGGAGGACACAGGATACTACACCCTACAAATCATAAAGAGGAATGTTCAAGTTGAAAGAGTAATTGGACAGCTCCGTATATATC CGGAGTTACCCAAACCCAACATCACAAGCAACAACTCGGACCCCGTGGAGAACGTGGACTCTGTAGTATTAACGTGTGAACCTCAGACTCAGAACACAAGCTACCTGTGGTCAGTAAACAGTAAGAGCCTCCCGGACAGCGCCAGGCTGGAGCTGTCCCTGGACAAGAGGACTCTCACTTTACATGGTGTCACAAGGAACGACACAGGACCTTATGAGTGTGAGACTTGGAACCTAATCAGTGCCAGTCGTAGTGACCCATTCACCCTGAATGTTCTCT ATGGCCCGGATGCCCCCACCATTTCCCCCTCAGACTCCTATTACCGTCCAGGGGCAAACCTCAGTCTCTTCTGCAACTCGGCCTCTAACCCGCCTGCACAGTATTCTTGGCTTATCAATGGGAGCCCCCAGCCATCCTCACAGGAGCTCTTTATCCCCAACATCACTGTGAATGATAATGGATCCTATGCCTGCCTTGTTTATAACCCTGGCACTCGCCTCAATAAGTTCACGGTCAAGACTATCACAGTCTCTG GGCCAGTGTCCCAGCCCTCCATCAACATCAGCAACACCACAGCCACAGAACATAAGGACTCTGTGGTCCTGACTTGCTCTACAAATAACACAGGGGTCTCCATCTGGTGGTTCTTCAATAACCATAGTCTAAAGCTCACAGAGAGGATGAAGCTGTCCCCGGACAACAGCACCCTCACCATAAGCCCTGTCAGGGTGGGGCATGCCGGGAATTATCAGTGTGAAGTCTCCAACCCAGTCAGTTCCAGCAAAAGTGACCCCGTCAGGCTGGCTGTGAGCT GGCCAGTGGCCAACGTAATCACAGAGAGATGGGGCACCCAGCCTGCACCCCTG GTCATGGTCCAGTCAGCAGCTCCACATCCCCG AACACCCTACCCAGCCCGAGGACAGCCGTTCCCATCTACCAG gAGTTACAACACCCTGACAGGAACATTTACTGCCAGATCAACCACAAAGGACAAGTGTCTTCTTAGTTTCCCCTTCCCCTGGGAGCTACTCCTTCCAGGGGCCTTCCTGAGACCCCAGACCCTGGGTGGGGTCAGGTGCCGCCGCCTGAGCCAGAGAACCAGCTCTGAGCCTAGAGGATATTCAGGGACATGGACCCAGGGTCCGGGCCTTCCTGATTTCTGGAAGCCCTGA
- the LOC102965808 gene encoding carcinoembryonic antigen-related cell adhesion molecule 6-like isoform X2, which produces MRPPSALPRGGRVPWQELLLTVSLLTFWNPPTTAQVTVELVPPNAAEGKDVLLRVHNLPANLLGFGWFKGTTINPHREIVSYAADSQEIAPGFAHSGRETLYHNGSLLFQNISLEDTGYYTLQIIKRNVQVERVIGQLRIYPELPKPNITSNNSDPVENVDSVVLTCEPQTQNTSYLWSVNSKSLPDSARLELSLDKRTLTLHGVTRNDTGPYECETWNLISASRSDPFTLNVLYGPDAPTISPSDSYYRPGANLSLFCNSASNPPAQYSWLINGSPQPSSQELFIPNITVNDNGSYACLVYNPGTRLNKFTVKTITVSGPVSQPSINISNTTATEHKDSVVLTCSTNNTGVSIWWFFNNHSLKLTERMKLSPDNSTLTISPVRVGHAGNYQCEVSNPVSSSKSDPVRLAVSYGRSPTGLPVGTNVGIAIGVLVGGALVAAPGYLLLRVKAGRASGQRNHREMGHPACTPGHGPVSSSTSPNTLPSPRTAVPIYQELQHPDRNIYCQINHKGQVSS; this is translated from the exons ATGCGGCCCCCCTCGGCCCTTCCCCGAGGAGGGCGTGTTCCCTGGCAGGAGCTCCTGCTGACAG TCTCACTCCTAACCTTCTGGAACCCTCCCACCACTGCCCAAGTCACTGTTGAATTGGTGCCGCCCAATGCTGCCGAAGGGAAGGACGTTCTTCTGCGTGTCCACAATCTGCCTGCCAATCTTCTAGGCTTTGGCTGGTTCAAAGGGACAACTATAAATCCCCATAGGGAAATAGTATCATATGCAGCAGACTCACAAGAAATTGCCCCAGGATTTGCACACAGCGGCAGAGAGACATTATATCACAACGGATCCCTGCTGTTCCAGAACATCAGCCTGGAGGACACAGGATACTACACCCTACAAATCATAAAGAGGAATGTTCAAGTTGAAAGAGTAATTGGACAGCTCCGTATATATC CGGAGTTACCCAAACCCAACATCACAAGCAACAACTCGGACCCCGTGGAGAACGTGGACTCTGTAGTATTAACGTGTGAACCTCAGACTCAGAACACAAGCTACCTGTGGTCAGTAAACAGTAAGAGCCTCCCGGACAGCGCCAGGCTGGAGCTGTCCCTGGACAAGAGGACTCTCACTTTACATGGTGTCACAAGGAACGACACAGGACCTTATGAGTGTGAGACTTGGAACCTAATCAGTGCCAGTCGTAGTGACCCATTCACCCTGAATGTTCTCT ATGGCCCGGATGCCCCCACCATTTCCCCCTCAGACTCCTATTACCGTCCAGGGGCAAACCTCAGTCTCTTCTGCAACTCGGCCTCTAACCCGCCTGCACAGTATTCTTGGCTTATCAATGGGAGCCCCCAGCCATCCTCACAGGAGCTCTTTATCCCCAACATCACTGTGAATGATAATGGATCCTATGCCTGCCTTGTTTATAACCCTGGCACTCGCCTCAATAAGTTCACGGTCAAGACTATCACAGTCTCTG GGCCAGTGTCCCAGCCCTCCATCAACATCAGCAACACCACAGCCACAGAACATAAGGACTCTGTGGTCCTGACTTGCTCTACAAATAACACAGGGGTCTCCATCTGGTGGTTCTTCAATAACCATAGTCTAAAGCTCACAGAGAGGATGAAGCTGTCCCCGGACAACAGCACCCTCACCATAAGCCCTGTCAGGGTGGGGCATGCCGGGAATTATCAGTGTGAAGTCTCCAACCCAGTCAGTTCCAGCAAAAGTGACCCCGTCAGGCTGGCTGTGAGCT ACGGAAGAAGCCCCACGGGCCTCCCTGTGGGGACCAATGTTGGCATTGCAATTGGGGTCTTGGTCGGGGGGGCACTCGTGGCCGCCCCGGGGTATCTCCTGCTCCGTGTGAAGGCGGGAAG GGCCAGTGGCCAACGTAATCACAGAGAGATGGGGCACCCAGCCTGCACCCCTG GTCATGGTCCAGTCAGCAGCTCCACATCCCCG AACACCCTACCCAGCCCGAGGACAGCCGTTCCCATCTACCAG gAGTTACAACACCCTGACAGGAACATTTACTGCCAGATCAACCACAAAGGACAAGTGTCTTCTTAG